A genome region from Meriones unguiculatus strain TT.TT164.6M chromosome 2, Bangor_MerUng_6.1, whole genome shotgun sequence includes the following:
- the Ppic gene encoding peptidyl-prolyl cis-trans isomerase C, with amino-acid sequence MSRAPRLLLPAVLCLGLGALVSSSGSSGVRKRGPTVTDKVFLDVKIGDKDVGRIVIGLFGKVVPKTVENFVALATGEKGYGYKGSIFHRVIKDFMIQGGDFTARDGTGGVSIYGDTFPDENFKLKHYGIGWVSMANAGPDTNGSQFFITLTKPTWLDGKHVVFGKVLDGMTVVHSIELQATDDHDRPFTDCTIVNSGKIDVKTPFVVEVPDW; translated from the exons ATGAGCCGGGCACCCCGTCTGCTGCTGCCCGCGGTGCTCTGCCTGGGGCTCGGCGCCCTCGTGTCTTCCTCGGGGTCCTCGGGCGTCCGAAAGCGAGGTCCCACGGTTACGGACAAG GTCTTCCTTGATGTGAAGATTGGAGACAAAGACGTGGGTAGAATTGTGATTGGCCTCTTTGGAAAAGTTGTACCCAAGACAGTGGAAAACTTTGTGGCTCTAGCAACAGGAGAG AAAGGCTACGGGTACAAAGGGAGCATCTTCCACCGCGTCATCAAGGACTTCATGATTCAAGGAGGGGACTTCACAGCTAGAGACGGCACCGGAG GTGTAAGCATTTATGGTGACACATTTCCTGACGAGAACTTCAAACTGAAGCACTATGGCATTGGGTGGGTCAGCATGGCCAATGCTGGCCCTGACACCAACGGCTCCCAGTTCTTCATCACCTTGACCAAGCCCACCTGGTTGGATGGCAAACATGTTGTATTTGGAAAAGTCCTGGATGGGATG aCTGTGGTGCACTCCATAGAACTGCAAGCCACGGATGACCACGACCGCCCATTTACCGACTGCACCATCGTCAACAGTGGCAAGATCGACGTGAAAACGCCCTTTGTGGTTGAGGTCCCCGACTGGTGA